A genome region from Microbacterium terricola includes the following:
- a CDS encoding GNAT family N-acetyltransferase, with amino-acid sequence MGTAPPSSDDLRVVPANEATWDDLQAILTGAAGVCQCERQRLGDHDWWHLPVTERASILRSEVHCGDPRASETIGIVGYLDDEPVAWCAVDRRGVYGRLRGSPVPWKERAEDKDDPTVWAIACMIVRKGYRGRGLTYPLVAAAAEYARDHGAAAVEGYPMLTGGTQVIWDEMNVGAVGPFLAAGFSEASHPTKRRVVMRLEF; translated from the coding sequence ATGGGCACCGCTCCCCCGTCGTCGGACGATCTGCGCGTCGTCCCCGCGAACGAGGCGACGTGGGACGACCTGCAGGCGATCCTCACCGGCGCGGCGGGCGTCTGCCAGTGCGAGCGACAGCGCCTGGGCGACCACGACTGGTGGCACCTGCCGGTCACGGAGCGGGCCAGCATCCTCCGTTCGGAGGTCCACTGCGGCGATCCGCGTGCGAGCGAGACGATCGGCATCGTCGGGTACCTCGACGACGAGCCGGTCGCGTGGTGCGCCGTCGACCGCCGCGGCGTCTACGGGCGCCTGCGCGGCTCTCCCGTGCCGTGGAAGGAGCGCGCCGAGGACAAGGACGACCCGACCGTGTGGGCGATCGCCTGCATGATCGTGCGCAAGGGCTATCGCGGACGCGGGCTGACCTATCCCCTGGTCGCGGCCGCCGCGGAGTACGCCCGCGACCACGGTGCCGCGGCGGTCGAGGGCTACCCGATGCTCACCGGCGGCACCCAGGTCATCTGGGACGAGATGAACGTCGGCGCGGTGGGGCCGTTCCTGGCAGCCGGCTTCAGCGAGGCGTCGCACCCGACGAAGCGGCGCGTCGTGATGCGACTCGAGTTCTGA
- a CDS encoding response regulator transcription factor, translating to MRVLVVEDEPFMAEAIRDGLRLEAIAADIAGDGDLALELLSINSYDIAVLDRDIPGPSGDEVAQRIVASGSGMPILMLTAADRLDDKATGFGLGADDYLTKPFELRELVLRLRALDRRRAHSRPPVRELAGLRLDPFRREVYRDDRYVALTRKQFAVLEVLVAAEGGVVSAEELLERAWDENADPFTNAVRITVSALRKRLGEPWLIATVPGVGYRIDIGEASRPGEAQGSDDRG from the coding sequence ATGCGCGTGCTGGTGGTCGAGGACGAGCCCTTCATGGCGGAGGCGATCCGCGATGGGCTGCGCCTCGAGGCGATCGCGGCCGACATCGCGGGCGACGGCGACCTCGCGCTGGAGCTGCTGAGCATCAACTCGTACGACATCGCCGTGCTCGACCGTGACATCCCCGGCCCGTCCGGCGATGAGGTCGCGCAGCGCATCGTCGCCTCCGGCAGCGGCATGCCGATCCTCATGCTCACCGCGGCGGACCGGCTCGACGACAAGGCCACCGGCTTCGGCCTCGGCGCCGACGACTACCTCACCAAGCCGTTCGAGCTGCGCGAGCTGGTGCTCCGGCTCCGCGCCCTCGACCGGCGGCGGGCGCACAGCCGACCGCCGGTTCGCGAGCTCGCCGGTCTGCGCCTGGACCCGTTTCGCCGCGAGGTGTACCGGGACGACCGCTACGTCGCGCTCACCCGCAAGCAGTTCGCCGTGCTCGAAGTCCTCGTCGCGGCCGAGGGCGGCGTCGTCAGCGCGGAAGAGCTGCTCGAACGGGCGTGGGATGAGAACGCCGACCCCTTCACGAACGCCGTCCGCATCACCGTGTCCGCGCTGCGCAAACGCCTGGGGGAGCCCTGGCTGATCGCGACGGTGCCTGGTGTCGGCTACCGGATCGACATCGGCGAGGCCAGCCGGCCCGGCGAGGCGCAGGGGTCAGACGATCGTGGCTAG
- a CDS encoding aldo/keto reductase, producing MYTRELGRTGRQVSAIGLGTWQLGADWGAVSEDDARAVLAASVDQGVTLFDTADVYGDGRSESIIGGFLAERPGHGITVATKMGRRLAQEPENYSPENFRAWTDRSRRNLGVDTLDLVQLHCPPTAVIEADATYDALDALVADGTIAAYGVSVETTAQALAAIARPHVTNVQIILNPFRLKPLDEVLPAAADAGVSIFARVPLASGLLSGKYTTSTTFSADDHRSYNRHGEAFDKGETFSGVDFETGLDAVAALAAALPAGVSLPAASLAWVASRIGVTSVIPGARTVAQAESNAAAAALLDPATAGAFDVEAFDAAVREVYDSRLRATIHPQW from the coding sequence ATGTACACGCGTGAACTCGGGCGTACCGGCCGGCAGGTCTCCGCCATCGGACTCGGCACCTGGCAGCTCGGCGCCGATTGGGGCGCCGTCAGCGAGGACGATGCGCGGGCGGTGCTGGCAGCATCCGTCGATCAGGGCGTCACCCTCTTCGATACGGCGGACGTGTACGGCGACGGTCGCAGCGAGTCGATCATCGGCGGCTTCCTCGCGGAGCGGCCCGGTCACGGGATCACCGTGGCCACCAAGATGGGCCGTCGTCTCGCTCAGGAGCCTGAGAACTACTCGCCCGAGAACTTCCGCGCCTGGACCGACCGTTCGCGCCGGAATCTCGGGGTCGACACTCTCGACCTTGTGCAGCTGCACTGCCCGCCCACCGCGGTGATCGAGGCGGATGCCACGTACGACGCACTGGACGCGCTGGTCGCCGACGGGACGATCGCCGCCTACGGCGTGTCGGTCGAGACGACCGCGCAGGCGCTCGCCGCCATCGCGCGGCCGCACGTGACGAACGTGCAGATCATCCTGAACCCGTTCCGGCTGAAGCCGCTCGACGAGGTGCTGCCCGCCGCCGCCGACGCGGGGGTGTCGATCTTCGCCCGTGTGCCGCTCGCGTCGGGGCTGCTGAGCGGCAAGTACACGACGTCGACGACTTTCTCGGCCGACGACCACCGCAGCTACAACCGGCACGGCGAAGCATTCGACAAGGGCGAGACGTTCTCGGGCGTCGACTTCGAGACCGGACTGGATGCTGTCGCCGCCCTCGCCGCTGCGCTCCCCGCAGGAGTGTCGCTGCCGGCGGCATCGCTCGCCTGGGTGGCGTCGCGGATCGGGGTGACCTCGGTGATCCCCGGTGCACGCACCGTGGCGCAGGCGGAGTCGAACGCGGCGGCCGCTGCCCTGCTCGACCCGGCGACCGCCGGTGCATTCGACGTCGAGGCGTTCGACGCGGCGGTGCGCGAGGTGTACGACTCCCGGCTCCGGGCGACGATCCACCCGCAGTGGTGA
- a CDS encoding DUF2809 domain-containing protein yields the protein MPARRLTALALLLGVIAAGLLVHATLPDNAASDIAGDALYAVAAYLAVVLIAPWWSPLVAGAVAAAWCLAIELFQLTGIPLRLGEVFAPAMLVLGTVFDPRDLVIYLVAVGAASALDAVVRTRVASRRAASSGATPR from the coding sequence ATGCCCGCCCGTCGCCTGACCGCTCTCGCACTGCTCCTCGGCGTGATCGCCGCCGGCCTCCTGGTGCACGCGACGCTGCCCGACAACGCCGCATCCGACATCGCGGGCGACGCGCTCTACGCGGTGGCCGCCTACCTCGCCGTCGTGCTCATCGCGCCATGGTGGTCGCCGCTCGTCGCGGGCGCGGTCGCCGCCGCCTGGTGCCTCGCCATCGAGCTGTTCCAGCTCACCGGCATCCCGCTGCGGCTGGGCGAGGTGTTCGCGCCCGCGATGCTCGTGCTCGGCACCGTCTTCGACCCGCGCGATCTGGTGATCTATCTCGTCGCGGTGGGGGCAGCATCCGCTCTCGACGCGGTGGTCAGAACTCGAGTCGCATCACGACGCGCCGCTTCGTCGGGTGCGACGCCTCGCTGA
- a CDS encoding DUF1905 domain-containing protein, translating to MHVEFEGDVYRWRAREQDWFFVALPVELSEMIREIPRPPRGFGSIPVTARIGDFEWRTSIFPDSAQGTFVLPLKKAARDAGALAEGDVAVLALIL from the coding sequence GTGCACGTGGAATTCGAGGGCGACGTCTACCGCTGGAGGGCGCGCGAGCAGGATTGGTTCTTCGTCGCGCTGCCCGTGGAGCTCAGCGAGATGATCCGCGAGATTCCGCGGCCACCGCGGGGTTTCGGGTCCATCCCCGTCACCGCGCGCATCGGCGACTTCGAGTGGCGGACCTCGATCTTCCCCGACTCGGCACAGGGCACGTTCGTGCTGCCGCTGAAGAAGGCGGCGAGGGATGCCGGCGCCCTCGCGGAGGGCGACGTTGCGGTTCTTGCGCTGATCTTGTGA
- a CDS encoding fatty acid desaturase family protein translates to MSTVRSTTPGRGRPQNRQSPSEFTELAQIIRGSGLLRRRYGYYWTKLIAAPLVLAGCIVGFVIIGDTWWQLFTAAVLAIVFTQIAFLGHDAAHRQIFVSGRWNDWISLILGDLLVGMSYGWWQHKHTRHHANPNKLGSDPDIELPVIAVTPESALIQRNRVSAWLRAHQGLFFFPILLFEGVSLHASGIRRVATPGHLDRRWVEIGFMAVRIGGFLTLVFLVLSPGIAFVFLAVQLGLFGFYMGISFAPNHKGMPVVPRDVTLDFLRRQVAMSRNIQGSRFLDAAMGGLNYQIEHHLFPSMPRPHLRRAAPLIAAYCREHGVPYTQTRLFASYVIVTRYINRVGLGERDVFSCPLVDQRSHLTAAV, encoded by the coding sequence ATGAGCACCGTACGCTCGACGACCCCTGGCCGTGGTCGCCCACAGAATCGGCAGTCCCCCAGCGAGTTCACCGAACTGGCCCAGATCATCCGCGGCAGCGGGCTCCTGCGTCGCCGCTACGGGTACTACTGGACCAAACTCATCGCCGCCCCGCTCGTCCTCGCCGGCTGCATCGTCGGGTTCGTGATCATCGGCGACACATGGTGGCAGCTGTTCACCGCGGCCGTCCTCGCCATCGTGTTCACGCAGATCGCCTTCCTCGGGCATGACGCCGCGCACCGGCAGATCTTCGTGTCGGGCCGGTGGAACGACTGGATCAGCCTCATCCTGGGCGACCTGCTCGTCGGGATGAGCTACGGCTGGTGGCAGCACAAGCACACCCGGCACCACGCCAACCCGAACAAGCTCGGCTCGGATCCCGACATCGAGCTGCCGGTCATCGCCGTGACACCCGAGTCCGCGCTCATCCAGCGCAATCGGGTGAGCGCGTGGCTCCGTGCGCATCAAGGCCTGTTCTTCTTCCCGATCCTGCTGTTCGAAGGCGTCTCGCTGCACGCCTCCGGCATCCGCCGCGTGGCGACGCCCGGCCATCTCGACCGGCGATGGGTGGAGATCGGGTTCATGGCGGTGCGCATCGGGGGATTCCTCACGCTCGTGTTCCTCGTGCTCTCGCCCGGGATCGCCTTCGTCTTCCTCGCCGTTCAGCTCGGGCTGTTCGGGTTCTACATGGGCATCTCCTTCGCCCCGAACCACAAGGGCATGCCGGTGGTGCCGCGCGACGTCACCCTCGACTTCCTGCGCCGGCAGGTCGCGATGAGCCGCAACATCCAGGGCTCCCGCTTCCTCGACGCGGCGATGGGCGGACTGAACTACCAGATCGAGCACCACCTGTTCCCCTCGATGCCGCGGCCCCATCTGCGGCGGGCCGCGCCGCTGATCGCGGCCTACTGCCGTGAGCACGGTGTGCCGTACACCCAGACGCGGCTGTTCGCCTCGTACGTGATCGTCACGCGCTACATCAACCGCGTCGGACTGGGCGAGCGGGACGTGTTCAGCTGCCCGCTCGTCGACCAGCGCAGCCACCTCACCGCGGCCGTCTGA
- a CDS encoding HNH endonuclease signature motif containing protein, which yields MEDLIARLGELDTALSALVAEVFDSDLLGAATDPQILATMAAAARVSRHAEALLAAAAGHVDERSDRWLDRDQRLSSRMGCRSVAELVERVSLVAPQTANRYVKAGRAVIGRVDATSGERHPRYPGLYAALAAGFVGIDGVLAISGPLDELAPTVSAEARAAADDELGRAARGEGAGDAPPATAADLRQMALVWAMYLDPDGSEPREDRAERKRGLVFGHERNGLVPFHGHLLTEVAAQFRLLSDSMLNPKVDPAFTRGPWFCEDPDDAAAGSENTDADADGDPIAEPDADYTDPRTHPQKQHDVLATILAKVAGSGSVPSIGGAPPTLVVSVRQEDLESGRGHAFLQGVDAPQPLGLARHTGCVGAIQRVVFDRNDRIISLTTTDRVFTHHQRRAIYERDGGCIIPGCHVPPAWCEIHHVTEHSKGGPTSTCNGVPLCWHHHRTFEASGWQIRMNHGVPEIRGPVWWDPLQRWRCVTASPTRLVTRHERAHAGA from the coding sequence ATGGAAGACCTCATCGCCCGACTCGGAGAGCTCGACACCGCGCTCTCCGCGCTGGTCGCCGAGGTCTTCGATTCCGACCTGCTGGGCGCGGCGACCGACCCGCAGATCCTCGCGACGATGGCCGCCGCGGCACGAGTCAGCAGGCATGCCGAGGCCCTTCTGGCCGCGGCCGCAGGGCACGTCGACGAACGCTCAGATCGGTGGCTCGATCGCGACCAGCGACTCAGCTCGCGCATGGGGTGCCGCTCGGTCGCCGAGCTGGTCGAGCGCGTCTCCCTCGTGGCACCGCAGACGGCGAACCGGTACGTGAAGGCGGGGCGCGCCGTGATCGGGCGCGTCGATGCGACCAGCGGCGAACGTCACCCGCGGTACCCGGGTCTGTACGCCGCGCTGGCAGCAGGATTCGTCGGCATCGACGGCGTACTCGCGATCTCCGGCCCGCTCGACGAGCTGGCTCCGACGGTATCGGCAGAGGCTCGGGCGGCTGCCGACGACGAGCTCGGGCGCGCCGCACGCGGCGAGGGCGCCGGGGACGCTCCTCCGGCCACGGCGGCCGATCTGCGGCAGATGGCGCTCGTCTGGGCGATGTACCTCGACCCCGACGGCTCCGAGCCGCGAGAAGACCGCGCCGAGCGCAAGCGCGGCCTCGTGTTCGGCCACGAGCGCAACGGGCTCGTGCCGTTCCACGGTCACCTGCTGACCGAGGTGGCGGCGCAGTTCCGGCTGCTCAGCGACAGCATGCTGAACCCGAAGGTCGATCCCGCGTTCACGCGCGGTCCCTGGTTCTGCGAGGATCCCGACGACGCGGCTGCCGGGTCAGAGAATACCGACGCCGACGCCGATGGCGACCCGATCGCCGAGCCCGACGCGGACTACACCGACCCTCGTACGCATCCGCAGAAGCAGCACGACGTGCTCGCGACGATCCTCGCGAAGGTGGCCGGCTCGGGCAGCGTGCCGAGCATCGGCGGCGCTCCCCCGACCCTGGTGGTCTCGGTGCGGCAGGAAGACCTCGAGAGCGGTCGCGGGCACGCCTTCCTGCAGGGCGTCGACGCACCCCAGCCGCTCGGCCTCGCCCGCCACACCGGGTGCGTCGGCGCGATCCAGCGCGTGGTCTTCGACCGGAACGACCGCATCATCTCCCTCACGACCACCGATCGCGTCTTCACCCACCATCAGCGTCGGGCAATCTACGAGCGCGACGGCGGATGCATCATCCCCGGCTGCCATGTGCCGCCCGCGTGGTGCGAGATCCACCACGTCACCGAGCACAGCAAGGGCGGACCGACCTCGACGTGCAACGGCGTCCCGCTGTGCTGGCATCATCACCGCACGTTCGAGGCGAGCGGCTGGCAGATCCGGATGAACCACGGCGTGCCCGAGATCCGCGGACCGGTCTGGTGGGATCCCCTCCAGCGGTGGCGATGCGTCACGGCCTCGCCGACGCGGCTGGTCACCCGGCACGAGCGCGCGCACGCGGGCGCGTGA
- a CDS encoding sensor histidine kinase, protein MAREPGPSVRLKLTLSYAGFLMLASLLLLAVVWAFLLRYVPTEATQTIGGFVPGRDDLIRAFAPRAAWALLFLLVFGLVGGWFLAGRMLVPLDRITAATRRAAEGSLSHRIALEGRADEFRELADSFDAMLAQLEAHVAEQQRFAANASHELRTPLAITQTLLDVARSDPERDPEELVERLRIVNARAIELTEALLLLSRSDQRSFHREAVDLSLLVEEATETLLPLAEQRGVSIDTSGEVAPTFGSSALLLQLTTNLVHNAIVHNQPHTGTVQVSTAVEPGAAVLRVENTGSILSPAQVATLTEPFQRGAERIRTHDTGVGLGLAIVQSITRAHDGILTLTPRATGGLIAEVRLPAANL, encoded by the coding sequence GTGGCTAGGGAGCCCGGCCCGAGCGTCCGGTTGAAACTCACCCTCAGCTACGCCGGCTTCCTGATGCTCGCGAGCCTCCTGCTTCTCGCTGTGGTGTGGGCCTTCCTGCTGCGCTACGTGCCGACGGAGGCGACGCAGACGATCGGCGGGTTCGTGCCTGGTCGCGACGACCTCATCCGCGCCTTCGCGCCGCGTGCGGCGTGGGCGTTGCTGTTCCTGCTGGTCTTCGGTCTCGTGGGCGGCTGGTTCCTCGCCGGACGGATGCTGGTGCCCCTGGACCGGATCACCGCCGCCACCCGCCGCGCCGCGGAGGGTTCGCTCTCGCACCGGATCGCGCTGGAGGGCAGGGCTGACGAGTTCCGTGAGCTCGCCGACAGCTTCGACGCGATGCTCGCGCAGCTCGAGGCGCATGTGGCCGAGCAGCAGCGGTTCGCGGCGAACGCGTCGCACGAGCTGCGGACGCCGCTCGCGATCACCCAGACCCTGCTCGACGTCGCCCGCAGCGACCCCGAGCGCGACCCCGAAGAGCTCGTCGAGCGCCTCCGGATCGTCAACGCCAGGGCGATCGAGCTGACCGAGGCTCTGCTGCTGCTCAGCCGCAGCGATCAGCGCTCCTTCCATCGCGAAGCGGTGGACCTGTCGCTGCTGGTCGAGGAGGCCACCGAGACCCTCCTTCCCCTCGCCGAGCAGCGCGGGGTGAGCATCGACACGAGCGGCGAGGTCGCCCCGACTTTCGGCTCATCCGCGCTGCTGCTGCAGCTCACGACGAACCTCGTGCACAACGCAATCGTGCACAACCAGCCCCACACCGGCACGGTGCAGGTGAGCACCGCTGTAGAGCCGGGGGCGGCGGTGCTGCGCGTCGAGAACACCGGCAGCATCCTCTCGCCGGCCCAGGTCGCCACCCTCACGGAGCCGTTCCAGCGCGGTGCCGAACGCATCCGCACGCACGACACCGGAGTCGGCCTCGGGCTCGCCATCGTGCAGAGCATCACACGCGCGCACGACGGGATCCTCACCCTCACACCGCGCGCGACCGGCGGGCTGATCGCCGAGGTGAGGCTGCCCGCCGCCAACCTGTGA
- a CDS encoding prepilin peptidase, with amino-acid sequence MTLFVLLCAGVFGLIIGSFLNVVVYRVPAGISLNRPSQCPGCDAPVRPWQNVPVLSWLALRGKCASCGAPISARYPLVELATGVAFVAVASAWLDAFRLASLAQRPDASEWIVLVAYLYFAAISIALTLIDLDTRRLPNAIVLPSYLVALVLFTVACVLGAEWESLARAAIGGAALYGFYFLLRLVRPDGMGGGDVKLAGVVGLYLGWLGWGALIVGAFAAFLLGGIYGVALLARRRAGRKTAIPFGPWMLAGAWVGIFAGEPIARWYIGLLAV; translated from the coding sequence GTGACCCTTTTCGTCCTCCTCTGCGCCGGCGTGTTCGGGCTGATCATCGGCTCGTTCCTGAACGTCGTCGTCTATCGCGTGCCCGCCGGCATCTCGCTCAACCGACCGAGCCAGTGCCCCGGCTGCGATGCGCCGGTGCGGCCGTGGCAGAACGTGCCGGTGCTGTCGTGGCTCGCGCTCCGTGGGAAGTGCGCCTCGTGCGGCGCGCCGATCTCTGCGCGCTATCCGCTCGTGGAACTGGCGACCGGAGTGGCGTTCGTTGCCGTGGCGTCGGCGTGGCTCGATGCGTTTCGTCTCGCTTCGCTCGCTCAACGACCCGACGCCAGCGAATGGATCGTCCTGGTGGCGTACCTCTACTTCGCGGCCATCAGCATCGCCCTGACGCTCATCGATCTCGACACGCGACGACTGCCGAATGCGATCGTGCTCCCGTCCTACCTGGTCGCGCTGGTGCTCTTCACCGTCGCCTGTGTGCTCGGTGCGGAATGGGAGTCGCTCGCGCGCGCGGCCATCGGCGGTGCGGCGCTCTACGGGTTCTACTTCCTCCTGCGGCTCGTGCGCCCGGACGGCATGGGCGGGGGAGACGTGAAGCTCGCCGGCGTGGTCGGCCTGTATCTCGGCTGGCTCGGCTGGGGGGCGCTCATCGTCGGTGCGTTCGCGGCATTCCTGCTGGGTGGGATCTACGGGGTGGCACTGCTGGCACGCCGGCGTGCCGGTCGCAAGACGGCCATCCCGTTCGGACCATGGATGCTGGCCGGCGCGTGGGTGGGAATCTTCGCGGGCGAGCCGATCGCACGCTGGTACATCGGGCTGCTCGCGGTCTAG
- a CDS encoding cation:proton antiporter, translating to MDLDVSLFVIPLLAVAAPLLGRLVGRWVRIPIVVFELLLGILVGPSVLAIVAPTEFIDVLSEFGLALLFFVAGTEIEASALRGRTGRRAWFGWVVSFCAGTALGWIIAPGIGAVVIGIALSSTALGTLLPIMRDANELSTPFGRSVMALGAVGEFGPLIAISILLGGRSPGAATVVLLLFAVIAVAAIMLALRMPQGRLHEFVNSTLHTSGQFAIRVVFAIVASLVFLSLVMGIDMLLGAFTAGIVWRLIMRDATEHDRHAVESKIEGVAFGFLVPIFFIYTGVTFDLAALLADPLLLALVVAALIVLLAVRGGPSVLAAPVGAGARERAAVMLMGATGLPIIVAVTSIGVDEQMMTSAQAAVLVGAGMLSVLLFPLIAMTLRGDSTKAPAQLRDDGA from the coding sequence GTGGACCTCGACGTCAGCCTGTTCGTGATCCCGCTGCTCGCCGTCGCAGCGCCGCTGCTGGGGCGACTCGTGGGGCGATGGGTGCGCATCCCGATCGTCGTGTTCGAGCTGCTGCTCGGCATCCTCGTCGGCCCGAGCGTGCTCGCCATCGTCGCGCCGACCGAGTTCATCGACGTGCTCTCGGAGTTCGGTCTGGCGCTCCTGTTCTTCGTAGCCGGGACCGAGATCGAGGCGTCCGCGCTGCGCGGACGCACCGGTCGGCGGGCGTGGTTCGGCTGGGTCGTCAGCTTCTGCGCGGGCACCGCACTGGGCTGGATCATCGCGCCGGGCATCGGCGCGGTCGTCATCGGCATCGCGCTGTCGTCGACGGCGCTCGGCACGCTGCTGCCGATCATGCGCGACGCGAACGAGCTCTCCACGCCATTCGGCCGGTCGGTGATGGCGCTCGGCGCCGTCGGGGAGTTCGGACCGCTGATCGCGATCTCGATCCTGCTCGGCGGGCGGTCGCCGGGCGCCGCGACGGTCGTACTGCTGCTCTTCGCCGTCATCGCCGTCGCCGCCATCATGCTCGCGCTCCGCATGCCGCAGGGGCGCCTGCATGAGTTCGTCAACTCGACCCTGCACACCTCCGGCCAGTTCGCGATCCGCGTCGTCTTCGCGATCGTGGCGTCCCTCGTGTTCCTCAGCCTGGTGATGGGCATCGACATGCTCCTCGGCGCCTTCACCGCCGGCATCGTGTGGCGCCTCATCATGCGCGACGCCACCGAGCACGACCGTCACGCCGTGGAGAGCAAGATCGAGGGCGTCGCCTTCGGGTTCCTCGTGCCGATCTTCTTCATCTACACAGGTGTCACCTTCGACCTGGCCGCACTGCTCGCGGACCCCCTGCTGCTCGCGCTCGTCGTCGCGGCGCTCATCGTGCTGCTCGCGGTGCGCGGAGGTCCGTCGGTGCTCGCCGCGCCCGTCGGGGCCGGCGCGCGCGAGCGGGCCGCGGTGATGCTGATGGGGGCGACGGGCCTGCCGATCATCGTCGCGGTCACCTCGATCGGCGTCGACGAGCAGATGATGACGAGCGCGCAGGCTGCCGTGCTCGTCGGGGCCGGGATGCTGTCGGTGCTCCTGTTCCCGCTGATCGCGATGACGCTGCGCGGCGACTCGACCAAGGCCCCGGCCCAGCTGCGCGACGACGGGGCGTGA
- a CDS encoding L,D-transpeptidase: MAHPRRGVRVALIAASAVVVAVLAAAWMLRPAEQPAASPSSTATPRQTLTPTPSVTPSPTRTPAGYAANTAEYEGATLPAITVFAVNPALEVDDDPYGAFTGTVVTPREESAPVFADPEGEPVGALLREYVHGGNTVPVIERQTHWVRVLLPGRKAVPSKGDPSQVTGWLRVADVEFGTIDPVVEVSISKRTIDIVRSGDRDRIADDFGWGTDQTPTPVGRTFIMKAAVVPQYSYTRGHPIVYLGVQSPTLDGFGGASVAVTAFHYHDARSGNISNGCLRVDVDAITALAKLPLGTPVIIRD, encoded by the coding sequence ATGGCCCACCCTCGTCGTGGCGTTCGCGTCGCGCTGATCGCCGCATCCGCCGTCGTCGTGGCGGTGCTCGCGGCGGCGTGGATGCTGCGCCCTGCCGAACAGCCGGCCGCATCGCCGTCCTCGACGGCTACGCCGAGGCAGACGCTGACGCCGACGCCGAGCGTCACCCCCTCACCGACCCGCACCCCCGCTGGCTACGCGGCGAACACCGCCGAGTACGAGGGCGCCACGCTGCCCGCGATCACCGTGTTCGCCGTGAATCCCGCACTGGAGGTCGATGACGATCCGTACGGTGCGTTCACCGGCACGGTGGTCACCCCGCGCGAGGAGAGTGCGCCAGTCTTCGCCGACCCGGAGGGCGAGCCCGTCGGCGCGCTGCTGAGGGAGTACGTCCACGGCGGCAACACGGTGCCCGTGATCGAGCGGCAGACGCACTGGGTGCGGGTGCTGCTGCCCGGGCGCAAGGCCGTGCCCTCGAAGGGGGATCCCTCCCAGGTCACCGGCTGGCTGCGCGTGGCGGATGTCGAGTTCGGCACCATCGACCCCGTCGTCGAGGTGAGCATCTCGAAGCGGACCATCGACATCGTGCGCTCCGGCGATCGTGACCGGATCGCCGATGACTTCGGCTGGGGCACGGATCAGACGCCCACGCCGGTCGGCCGCACGTTCATCATGAAAGCGGCCGTGGTGCCGCAGTACTCGTACACCCGCGGCCACCCGATCGTCTATCTCGGGGTGCAGTCCCCGACGCTCGACGGCTTCGGCGGGGCGAGCGTCGCCGTGACGGCGTTCCATTACCACGATGCCCGGTCGGGCAACATCTCGAACGGCTGTCTGCGCGTCGACGTCGACGCCATCACGGCGCTGGCGAAGCTGCCGCTGGGAACCCCCGTGATCATCCGCGACTGA
- a CDS encoding prepilin-type N-terminal cleavage/methylation domain-containing protein has product MRTTIHNYLAAEKARREESGEAGFSLIELIVVVVILGILAAIAVPVFLGLQGQAQQSALESITANGASQTASDISQGNEADIAANLTALAGQSDAQLDGITLTNNGVTTIDGYCVTGAATGLTSVTSGPGC; this is encoded by the coding sequence ATGCGCACAACCATCCACAACTACCTGGCGGCCGAGAAGGCACGCCGTGAGGAGTCCGGCGAGGCCGGCTTCTCGCTCATCGAGCTCATCGTCGTCGTCGTGATCCTCGGCATCCTCGCCGCGATCGCGGTGCCGGTGTTCCTCGGCCTGCAGGGCCAGGCCCAGCAGAGCGCCCTCGAGTCGATCACCGCCAACGGTGCCTCGCAGACCGCGTCGGACATCTCACAGGGCAACGAGGCGGACATCGCCGCCAACCTGACCGCTCTCGCCGGTCAGAGCGATGCGCAGCTGGACGGCATCACGCTCACCAACAACGGTGTGACGACGATCGACGGCTACTGCGTCACGGGTGCTGCCACCGGCCTCACCTCGGTTACGTCGGGCCCCGGCTGCTAA
- a CDS encoding type IV pilus modification PilV family protein: MAERHQERGFSLIEVVIAIFVFAVISLAILPLAIQAAALSTVNRDQAAANALASSQLAGIRSSFPDDSTNSCAAVRATQITQVKDPAETDLTANLVVSACPASYPGVVTITATVYDPAESSTDAVVTMATQIVVTAS, from the coding sequence ATGGCAGAGCGTCACCAAGAGCGCGGTTTCAGCCTCATCGAGGTGGTCATCGCGATATTCGTGTTCGCCGTGATCTCGCTCGCCATCCTTCCTCTCGCCATCCAGGCCGCAGCCCTCAGCACCGTCAATCGGGACCAGGCTGCGGCGAACGCATTGGCGTCGTCGCAGCTCGCGGGAATCCGCTCGAGCTTTCCGGACGACAGCACCAACTCGTGCGCCGCGGTCCGTGCGACGCAGATCACGCAGGTGAAGGACCCCGCCGAGACCGACCTCACGGCAAACCTCGTCGTGTCCGCGTGTCCCGCCTCGTATCCGGGCGTCGTGACGATCACCGCGACCGTCTACGACCCCGCGGAATCCTCCACCGACGCCGTCGTGACGATGGCGACCCAGATCGTGGTGACCGCATCATGA